In one window of Fodinibius salicampi DNA:
- a CDS encoding alpha/beta hydrolase, with protein sequence MRKKSFLLIQKMSVIATFIFLLLLSPGILHAQQVIKLYPGAIPSAKSSDLTESDTDVTTGMFREVITPTLEMFAPEKDKATGAAVVICPGGGYSVLVYEGEGVTTAREFANNGVTAFVLKYRLPRDATMENKTIGPLQDAQQAIKVVRENADKWGIDKDKIGIMGFSAGGHLASTAATHFEEALIPNENNTSLRPDFQILIYPVISMQDSLTHGGSRNNLLGGAPPQELTDEYSNELQVAPNSPPAYITHAGDDELVVVDNSIDYYESLQHHKVPAELHLYPRGGHGFVLAEPTGEWMAPIFKWMTNSEWMGN encoded by the coding sequence ATGCGAAAAAAAAGTTTTTTACTGATCCAGAAAATGTCGGTGATAGCAACGTTTATCTTTTTGCTGTTACTATCGCCTGGTATATTGCATGCTCAGCAGGTTATTAAATTGTATCCCGGTGCCATTCCTAGCGCAAAAAGCAGTGATCTTACAGAGTCAGACACGGATGTAACGACGGGCATGTTTCGCGAAGTGATAACGCCTACTCTGGAAATGTTTGCTCCTGAGAAAGATAAAGCTACGGGTGCAGCTGTTGTGATCTGTCCCGGCGGCGGTTACAGTGTGTTGGTGTATGAGGGCGAAGGAGTAACTACAGCCAGAGAATTTGCCAACAATGGCGTAACTGCATTCGTGTTGAAATATCGACTCCCCCGGGATGCCACCATGGAGAATAAAACAATAGGTCCGCTGCAAGACGCTCAACAAGCGATCAAGGTGGTACGCGAAAATGCGGATAAATGGGGTATTGATAAAGATAAGATCGGGATTATGGGATTTTCGGCGGGGGGACATCTGGCGTCAACGGCCGCCACGCATTTTGAAGAAGCCTTGATCCCCAATGAAAATAACACCAGCCTGCGACCTGATTTCCAGATTTTGATCTATCCAGTAATTAGCATGCAGGATAGTCTTACTCACGGTGGATCGCGCAACAATTTGTTGGGTGGAGCGCCTCCACAAGAACTAACTGACGAGTACTCAAATGAGTTGCAGGTTGCCCCAAATAGTCCTCCGGCCTACATCACTCATGCAGGAGATGATGAGCTGGTAGTGGTTGATAACAGCATCGATTATTACGAGAGCTTGCAGCATCACAAAGTGCCGGCAGAGTTACACCTGTACCCCAGAGGCGGGCATGGATTTGTGTTAGCAGAACCAACCGGGGAGTGGATGGCTCCCATTTTCAAATGGATGACAAATTCTGAATGGATGGGCAATTAA
- a CDS encoding endo-1,4-beta-xylanase, giving the protein MKIKKQLIEFSGIIILIAILILTAGSNQVNGQVTNVNAHEPSKSLSETYDSMFKIGVALNRWQVRGENSQAESLIRKHFNSITPENEMKWARIHPEPDEYNFEAADQFVTFGENRDMFIVGHTLVWHSQIPDWTFLDENGDELDSKALLKRMKDHIDTVVGRYKGRVDAWDVVNEAATWSDGLRQSKWLEIIGEEYLGKAFQYAHEADPDAELYYNDYNLWAPDKRETVVKMVKRLKENNVPIHGVGMQGHYGLESPSLKQIEESIKAFSELGVKVMITELDVSVLPSRDDVNVSYNPDERQGAEADVPEALNPYTEGLPDSVQQQLKNRYVELFELFKKHQDKIGRVTFWGLHDGGSWLNNFPIPGRTNYPLLFNREYQPKAAFHGVLEAAGN; this is encoded by the coding sequence ATGAAAATAAAAAAACAGTTAATTGAATTTAGTGGTATAATAATTCTCATCGCCATATTAATATTGACAGCAGGAAGTAACCAGGTCAATGGGCAAGTAACCAATGTTAATGCTCATGAGCCTTCCAAGTCGTTATCTGAGACTTATGATAGTATGTTTAAAATTGGTGTGGCGCTAAATAGGTGGCAAGTCAGGGGTGAAAATTCGCAGGCGGAGTCACTCATTAGAAAGCATTTCAATTCCATTACGCCTGAAAACGAAATGAAATGGGCACGGATTCATCCCGAACCAGATGAATATAATTTTGAAGCCGCCGACCAGTTTGTAACATTTGGCGAAAATCGCGATATGTTTATTGTAGGCCATACGCTGGTTTGGCATTCTCAAATCCCGGATTGGACATTTTTGGATGAGAATGGAGATGAACTCGATAGCAAGGCGCTTCTTAAGCGTATGAAAGATCATATTGATACGGTAGTTGGACGCTACAAGGGGCGCGTTGATGCCTGGGATGTGGTGAACGAAGCGGCCACTTGGTCAGATGGATTGCGACAGTCTAAATGGCTCGAAATTATTGGAGAAGAATATTTAGGCAAGGCGTTCCAATACGCTCATGAAGCGGATCCAGATGCTGAATTATATTATAACGATTATAACCTGTGGGCACCCGATAAGCGTGAGACGGTGGTAAAAATGGTCAAGCGCCTTAAAGAAAACAACGTCCCGATCCACGGAGTGGGAATGCAGGGACATTATGGCCTTGAAAGTCCTTCGCTCAAACAAATTGAGGAAAGTATTAAAGCATTTTCTGAACTGGGAGTAAAGGTGATGATTACCGAGCTTGATGTAAGCGTGTTACCCTCTCGGGATGACGTGAATGTGAGTTATAATCCTGATGAAAGGCAAGGGGCAGAGGCTGATGTTCCGGAGGCCCTAAACCCGTACACAGAGGGATTGCCTGATTCTGTTCAGCAGCAACTTAAGAATCGTTATGTGGAACTGTTTGAACTTTTTAAAAAACACCAGGATAAAATAGGCCGGGTAACTTTTTGGGGATTGCATGATGGAGGTTCCTGGCTCAATAATTTTCCTATTCCCGGCAGAACAAATTATCCCCTGCTATTTAATCGTGAGTACCAGCCGAAAGCAGCGTTTCATGGTGTTTTGGAAGCAGCTGGGAATTAA
- a CDS encoding glycoside hydrolase family 43 protein, which translates to MFKKSLMLLPAFLLLMAGQVCSQDLSPSADNPPDTDQSDATVSDPKFDWYKYVGNDPIYRDLSVGQDEYINPINSGFYPDPSITRAGDDYYMVHSSFSYYPGIPIFHSKDLINWEQIGHVLDRPSQLQVDGLGISEGVFAPTIEYNDGTFYVVNTIVGGGGNFIVTTDDPAGDWSDPMWLNGVGGIDPSLFFDDDGTTYILNNDAPEGEPLYQGHRAIWIRPYDLEANQPAGEAKVIVNGGVDISEQPIWIEGPHMMKVNGEYILHNAEGGTGPQHSQVVFKGDDPMGPFEPWDQNPILTQRHISPNREFPVEYVGHADMVETQNGEWWAIFLGVRPYDGSNFNTGRETFLLPVTWTEDNWPTILDYESKETVPVKLERPDLPLSEEPVPPNNGNFTYTDDFESPELADYWTMIRTPQSEWWNISDDGQLEIESRSEIISGRGNPSFIGKRQKNAYATVSTKMTFDPKVEGNVAGLVAFQGENYYYLLGVTANEEGQYEIYLEKSEGNQKEIIASEVIEDNPDNKYYLKIQARGAEYDFSYGIGEDDWQPLYQGADGTILSTTKAGGFVGTVIGMYAYTPE; encoded by the coding sequence ATGTTTAAAAAATCCTTGATGCTACTGCCTGCATTTTTGTTACTGATGGCTGGTCAGGTTTGTTCGCAAGATCTGAGTCCATCCGCAGATAATCCGCCGGATACAGACCAATCTGATGCAACGGTCTCCGATCCGAAATTCGACTGGTATAAATATGTTGGGAACGATCCGATTTACCGGGATCTTTCCGTAGGCCAGGATGAATATATCAATCCGATTAATTCCGGGTTTTATCCTGACCCAAGCATCACCCGGGCTGGCGACGATTACTATATGGTCCATTCTTCCTTTAGTTATTATCCGGGCATCCCCATCTTCCACAGCAAAGACCTAATCAACTGGGAACAGATTGGTCATGTGCTAGACCGGCCTTCACAACTGCAGGTGGATGGGCTGGGCATATCAGAAGGCGTGTTTGCCCCAACTATTGAGTACAATGATGGTACCTTTTATGTAGTAAACACGATTGTTGGGGGCGGCGGCAACTTTATCGTTACAACGGATGATCCCGCCGGAGATTGGTCAGATCCAATGTGGCTGAATGGAGTGGGCGGTATTGATCCTTCCCTCTTTTTTGATGATGACGGAACCACCTATATTCTGAACAATGATGCGCCTGAAGGTGAACCGCTCTATCAAGGGCACCGTGCCATCTGGATTCGGCCGTATGACCTTGAAGCAAACCAGCCAGCTGGAGAGGCCAAGGTGATTGTAAATGGCGGTGTAGATATTAGCGAGCAGCCAATCTGGATCGAGGGTCCGCACATGATGAAAGTGAACGGGGAATACATCCTGCACAACGCTGAAGGGGGGACCGGTCCTCAGCACTCCCAGGTAGTGTTCAAGGGAGATGACCCGATGGGTCCATTTGAGCCGTGGGATCAGAATCCCATCCTGACTCAGCGCCATATCTCACCCAACCGTGAGTTTCCCGTGGAATATGTAGGGCATGCTGACATGGTGGAAACCCAGAACGGCGAGTGGTGGGCTATATTCCTGGGAGTTCGCCCGTATGACGGCTCTAACTTTAACACAGGTCGTGAGACGTTCCTGCTGCCGGTTACCTGGACGGAGGACAACTGGCCCACTATCCTGGACTATGAAAGTAAAGAGACCGTGCCGGTGAAATTGGAACGCCCTGATCTGCCGCTGAGTGAAGAACCCGTACCGCCAAATAATGGCAACTTTACTTACACTGATGATTTTGAAAGCCCGGAACTGGCCGACTATTGGACTATGATCCGTACTCCTCAGTCAGAATGGTGGAATATTTCGGATGATGGACAACTTGAGATTGAGTCTCGATCTGAGATAATCAGTGGTCGCGGCAATCCGTCATTTATCGGGAAACGGCAAAAGAACGCCTATGCTACGGTATCCACAAAAATGACATTTGATCCTAAAGTAGAAGGTAATGTGGCCGGTTTGGTGGCTTTCCAGGGAGAAAACTATTATTACCTGCTCGGCGTAACGGCCAATGAAGAAGGCCAGTATGAGATCTACCTGGAGAAATCCGAAGGCAATCAAAAAGAGATCATTGCTTCTGAGGTGATTGAAGACAACCCGGATAACAAATACTACCTAAAAATTCAGGCACGGGGCGCCGAATACGATTTCTCATACGGAATCGGTGAAGACGACTGGCAACCCTTGTACCAGGGTGCCGACGGAACGATTCTCAGTACCACCAAAGCCGGTGGATTCGTGGGAACCGTTATAGGTATGTATGCCTACACGCCTGAATAG
- a CDS encoding glycoside hydrolase family 43 protein — protein MNSTTSYLLKGTFLLFLILLAQTGLSQSIEPGKKTNSTTYAQNPVIWADVPDPSIIRVGDSYYMSSTTMHFNPGVPIMKSNDLVNWEIVNYVYDTLDDSDPFLLQNGQNAYGEGTWASSLRYHNGTFYLATFSNTTQQTYIFTTDDIESGSWETFTINRLFHDPSLFFDDGRAFLLYGVDDIRIVELTSDATTLKPNGVDRVLISDSKSIAGDKFYVPAEGAHIRKINGYYYVSLISWPAGDGRTQLTYRSDSLLGEYTGKVSLQDDGIAQGGLIDTPEGDWYGFLFQDHGSVGRIPQLVPVHWENNWPIFGINGEVPEQLDIQAEDDDPAGIVGSDEFDGNAGPAQYNEETSILKGLSLVWQWNHNPDSDHWSLNERPGYLRLTNAEFDTSWVDTRNTLTQRTFGPQSTGTVLMDIQHMKNGDYAGLGALQGTNGFVGVKKENGEMYLMMMKATPEEQEEIETLPLEQDKVHLRIAFNFEDMTDKAYFYYSLDGESWHQIGDMLQMEYTLDHFVGYRFALFSYATRETGGSVDFDYFRIEPGLLNEDG, from the coding sequence ATGAATTCAACTACTTCATACTTGTTAAAAGGGACCTTCCTTCTTTTCCTGATTCTTTTAGCTCAAACGGGATTATCACAATCCATAGAGCCAGGTAAAAAAACAAATTCTACTACCTACGCACAGAATCCCGTGATATGGGCGGATGTTCCCGACCCGTCCATTATCCGGGTGGGAGATTCATATTACATGAGCAGCACAACCATGCATTTTAATCCCGGTGTCCCAATAATGAAATCGAATGACTTGGTAAACTGGGAGATCGTCAATTATGTATATGATACTCTTGATGACAGTGATCCGTTTTTACTCCAAAACGGGCAGAATGCATATGGCGAAGGCACCTGGGCCAGCAGCCTGCGCTATCATAATGGGACGTTTTATTTAGCTACATTCTCGAACACTACGCAGCAAACATACATATTTACGACCGATGATATTGAATCTGGCTCATGGGAGACTTTTACAATAAACCGATTATTCCATGATCCCTCTCTGTTTTTTGATGACGGCCGTGCTTTTCTGCTGTATGGCGTAGATGACATCAGGATTGTAGAACTGACATCTGATGCAACTACATTAAAACCAAATGGCGTTGACCGGGTACTCATTTCCGACTCGAAGAGCATTGCCGGAGACAAGTTTTATGTGCCCGCCGAGGGAGCCCACATCAGAAAAATAAACGGGTATTATTATGTCTCACTCATTTCTTGGCCAGCCGGTGATGGTCGCACGCAGCTTACCTACCGGTCGGACAGCTTGCTGGGAGAGTATACAGGTAAGGTATCGCTGCAGGATGACGGGATCGCACAGGGTGGTCTTATTGACACTCCTGAAGGGGACTGGTATGGATTTTTGTTTCAAGATCATGGCTCAGTCGGTCGCATCCCCCAGTTGGTCCCTGTGCATTGGGAAAATAACTGGCCGATATTTGGTATAAATGGTGAAGTTCCTGAGCAGCTGGATATTCAGGCTGAGGATGATGATCCTGCCGGTATTGTCGGCTCAGATGAGTTTGACGGGAATGCAGGACCTGCCCAGTACAATGAAGAAACATCTATTTTGAAGGGCTTGTCACTTGTTTGGCAGTGGAATCACAATCCGGATTCTGATCATTGGTCACTGAACGAACGCCCCGGCTACTTACGGCTAACTAACGCCGAGTTTGACACCAGCTGGGTTGATACCCGGAATACCCTGACCCAAAGAACATTTGGACCTCAGTCCACTGGCACTGTTTTGATGGATATCCAACATATGAAGAATGGGGATTATGCCGGTCTGGGTGCTTTGCAGGGTACGAACGGCTTTGTGGGCGTTAAAAAAGAGAATGGTGAAATGTATCTTATGATGATGAAAGCAACCCCTGAGGAGCAGGAGGAAATCGAGACTCTTCCACTGGAGCAGGACAAAGTGCACCTCCGCATTGCATTTAACTTTGAAGATATGACTGACAAGGCCTATTTCTACTACAGCCTGGATGGGGAATCATGGCACCAAATTGGCGATATGTTGCAGATGGAGTATACGCTGGATCACTTTGTGGGATACCGGTTTGCTCTGTTTAGCTATGCTACCAGGGAAACGGGGGGCTCCGTGGATTTTGATTATTTCAGGATTGAGCCCGGGCTGCTGAATGAAGATGGTTAG
- a CDS encoding glycoside hydrolase family 97 protein, translating into MRTLLVLCCMLMASVAYSQNSMTVSSPDGNLELNVSVNNGNPVYSVTYNGKTMLENSPLGLVTNEGDFRSGMRFVESTTGKVDKEYTQRKIKQSFVQYQANTLNVTLENAGEKQISVLFQVSNNDIAFRYEFPVWGDRRAAVVEEEATGFKFPSTAMAFLSPMMTPMTGFARTAPSYESGYVADEPMENTNADYGYVYPGLFRVGDAGWVLLSETGVGSNYNASHLSSYSNGGYTVEYPSAAQNNGFGSTGAQIGLPGTTPWRTITIGETLKPIVETTISWDVVDPLYEPSQLYEFGRGTWSWIIWQDNSMNYEDQVTYIDLAAALDFEFILIDAWWDENIGYERMEELVRYARSKDVGVFLWYNSNGVVNDAPQTPRNKMHTSIARKKEMEWLQEIGVEGIKVDFMGGDKQTTMRLYENILSDANDHGLQVIFHGTTLPRGWERMYPNFVGNEAVLASEMLVFVEDVRQKEAFYASLHPFIRNSVASMEFGGVVLNDYLNKGNQRGQKRQTTDAFQLATGVLFQNPVQMFALTPNNLHDVPDFELDFMRNLPTTWDETVFLDGYPGKYTVLARRHGQQWYIAGVNAETSAKELTLELPMLAGQEVAMYNDDSDKETYMEQIEVPEDGELVITIQPNGGFVLTD; encoded by the coding sequence ATGCGAACATTACTTGTTTTATGCTGTATGCTGATGGCATCAGTGGCGTATTCACAGAATTCCATGACGGTATCCAGTCCTGATGGTAACTTGGAATTAAATGTATCGGTCAACAACGGCAATCCGGTTTATTCAGTTACCTATAACGGGAAAACCATGCTCGAAAACTCTCCACTGGGATTGGTGACCAACGAAGGGGATTTCAGATCCGGGATGCGTTTTGTGGAGTCAACAACCGGTAAGGTTGACAAGGAATATACTCAGCGAAAAATCAAGCAATCGTTTGTTCAATACCAGGCAAATACTTTGAATGTTACCCTGGAAAATGCAGGAGAAAAGCAGATCTCAGTCTTATTCCAGGTAAGCAACAATGACATTGCATTCCGCTATGAATTTCCCGTCTGGGGAGATAGAAGGGCTGCTGTCGTTGAAGAAGAGGCCACGGGTTTCAAGTTTCCTTCTACTGCCATGGCATTCCTTTCGCCAATGATGACTCCAATGACCGGCTTCGCGCGCACTGCTCCCAGCTACGAGAGCGGATATGTTGCCGACGAACCGATGGAAAATACCAACGCTGATTATGGGTATGTTTATCCCGGCCTTTTCCGTGTAGGAGATGCTGGATGGGTACTGCTTTCAGAAACAGGCGTAGGAAGTAATTACAACGCTTCTCATCTAAGCAGCTACAGCAATGGGGGGTACACGGTTGAATATCCCAGTGCTGCACAGAACAATGGCTTTGGAAGTACGGGAGCACAAATTGGCCTGCCGGGTACTACGCCCTGGCGTACCATTACGATTGGAGAGACTCTGAAACCAATTGTTGAAACAACTATTTCATGGGATGTTGTTGATCCGCTTTACGAGCCCTCTCAGTTATATGAATTTGGTCGTGGCACCTGGAGTTGGATTATCTGGCAGGACAACAGCATGAATTATGAGGATCAAGTAACCTACATAGATCTGGCCGCCGCCCTCGATTTTGAATTTATACTGATTGACGCGTGGTGGGATGAAAATATTGGCTATGAAAGGATGGAAGAGCTGGTACGATACGCCCGGTCGAAAGATGTAGGTGTGTTTCTTTGGTATAACTCCAACGGCGTAGTCAATGATGCCCCGCAGACGCCCAGAAATAAGATGCATACCTCCATAGCCCGCAAAAAGGAGATGGAATGGCTGCAGGAAATTGGCGTTGAAGGGATAAAAGTGGATTTCATGGGTGGAGACAAACAGACCACCATGCGCTTGTATGAAAACATTCTTTCGGATGCCAATGATCACGGGTTACAGGTGATCTTTCATGGTACCACGCTTCCCCGCGGCTGGGAACGCATGTATCCCAATTTTGTAGGAAATGAGGCGGTTCTCGCATCAGAAATGCTTGTATTTGTAGAGGACGTTCGCCAAAAAGAGGCATTCTACGCCTCACTGCATCCATTTATCCGTAATTCAGTGGCCAGCATGGAGTTTGGCGGCGTCGTACTTAACGACTATCTGAATAAAGGAAACCAGCGAGGTCAAAAGCGGCAAACCACTGATGCCTTCCAACTGGCCACAGGTGTGCTCTTCCAGAACCCGGTGCAGATGTTTGCCCTGACCCCCAACAACCTGCATGATGTACCAGATTTTGAACTGGATTTCATGCGTAATTTGCCCACCACGTGGGATGAGACGGTATTCCTGGATGGATACCCGGGTAAATACACCGTTCTTGCTCGTCGTCATGGTCAACAGTGGTACATTGCAGGCGTAAACGCTGAAACGTCAGCCAAGGAGTTAACGCTGGAGCTCCCGATGTTAGCTGGTCAAGAAGTAGCTATGTACAATGACGA